In Streptomyces sp. NBC_01408, one DNA window encodes the following:
- a CDS encoding enoyl-CoA hydratase/isomerase family protein: MTLRVERDKATGVAVVTLDRERRHNAIDLGTAGELAEVWREFRFEPDVRAVVLTGAGTAAFCTGIDRGVEVPQPASPYSADDPLVAIGPKAGDLWKPVIAAVNGMACGGAFYLLGEADFLIASETATFFDPHTTYGMVSAYEAVYMAQRMPFGEVARMSLMGTAERLSARRAHEIGLVSELTGPGELLPAALRAAGTLAGLPTEAVQGTVRALWSAKQAALQQALAQAPALIALGNLAPERQAELFTGRKEAPAPRLR; this comes from the coding sequence GTGACGCTGCGGGTGGAGCGGGACAAGGCGACCGGGGTCGCGGTCGTCACCCTGGACCGGGAGCGCAGGCACAACGCGATCGACCTGGGGACGGCGGGCGAACTGGCCGAGGTGTGGCGGGAGTTCCGCTTCGAGCCGGACGTGCGGGCGGTGGTGCTGACGGGCGCCGGGACGGCCGCCTTCTGCACCGGCATCGACCGGGGCGTGGAGGTGCCGCAGCCGGCCTCCCCCTACTCGGCCGACGACCCGCTGGTCGCGATCGGCCCCAAGGCGGGCGACCTGTGGAAGCCGGTGATCGCCGCCGTCAACGGCATGGCCTGCGGCGGGGCCTTCTACCTGCTGGGCGAGGCGGACTTCCTCATCGCCTCGGAGACCGCCACCTTCTTCGACCCGCACACCACGTACGGGATGGTCAGCGCCTACGAGGCCGTCTACATGGCCCAGCGGATGCCCTTCGGCGAGGTCGCCCGGATGTCCCTGATGGGCACGGCGGAACGGCTCTCGGCGCGCCGGGCCCACGAGATCGGCCTGGTGTCCGAGCTGACCGGCCCCGGGGAGCTGCTCCCGGCGGCCCTGCGCGCCGCCGGGACGCTGGCCGGCCTCCCGACGGAGGCCGTGCAGGGCACCGTACGGGCCCTGTGGTCGGCCAAGCAGGCCGCACTCCAGCAGGCCCTGGCCCAGGCCCCGGCGCTGATCGCGCTGGGGAACCTGGCGCCGGAGCGGCAGGCGGAGCTGTTCACGGGGCGGAAGGAGGCACCGGCGCCGAGGCTGCGGTGA
- a CDS encoding Zn-ribbon domain-containing OB-fold protein: MTTAPDQLLLPVPDEDGAPFWEYATQGELRVQACTACGRLRFPPRPCCPHCQSFDSEWRPMSGRGRIWSYVRPHPPLLPAYAAHAPYNVILVELADAPHIRLAGNLVSSADAPLDSVDPARLRIGARVQVVFTETDGMAVPRWILEKP; encoded by the coding sequence ATGACCACCGCTCCCGACCAGCTGCTGCTACCCGTCCCCGACGAGGACGGCGCCCCCTTCTGGGAGTACGCCACCCAGGGCGAACTCCGCGTCCAGGCCTGCACCGCGTGCGGCCGGCTGCGCTTCCCGCCCCGCCCCTGCTGCCCGCACTGCCAGTCCTTCGACAGCGAGTGGCGCCCGATGAGCGGACGCGGCCGGATCTGGTCCTACGTCCGGCCGCACCCGCCGCTGCTGCCCGCGTACGCCGCGCATGCCCCGTACAACGTGATCCTCGTGGAGCTCGCCGACGCCCCGCACATCCGGCTGGCGGGCAACCTCGTGTCCTCGGCCGACGCCCCCCTCGACTCGGTGGACCCGGCCCGGCTGCGCATCGGGGCGCGGGTCCAGGTGGTCTTCACCGAGACGGACGGGATGGCCGTGCCCCGCTGGATCCTGGAGAAGCCGTGA
- a CDS encoding lipid-transfer protein, with product MAATLKDATAIVGIGQTPFAKRLPQSEKELACRAILAALADAGIEPSEVDAFSSYTMEETDEVEVAKAIGAGDVTFFSKIGYGGGGSCATVGHLAAAVATGQATVGVAWRSRKRGSGPRPWKNTAVQLPTPGQWTRPFGLLRPADEIGMLARRYMHEYGATRDHLFNVAMACRNRANENPAAMMYERPLTREMYMTSRMISDPLCLFDNCLETDGALACVIVSAERARDCRQKPVYVHSVAQGLPAQHHGMVNYWNDDPLTGPAWTAARHLWKQADFGPQDVDVAQIYDAFTPLIPLSLEGYGFCGRGEGAAFTEGGALEMGGRLPINTGGGGLSEAYVHGFNLINEGVKQLRGSSTAQVPDAATCLVTAGEGVPTSAILLRA from the coding sequence ATGGCGGCAACGCTCAAGGACGCTACGGCGATAGTCGGCATCGGTCAGACCCCCTTTGCCAAACGGCTACCGCAGTCCGAGAAGGAACTGGCGTGCCGCGCCATCCTGGCGGCCCTCGCCGACGCGGGGATCGAACCGTCCGAGGTCGACGCCTTCTCCTCCTACACCATGGAGGAGACCGACGAGGTCGAGGTCGCCAAGGCCATCGGCGCGGGCGACGTCACCTTCTTCTCCAAGATCGGTTACGGCGGCGGCGGTTCCTGCGCCACCGTCGGCCACCTCGCGGCCGCTGTCGCCACCGGCCAGGCCACCGTCGGCGTCGCCTGGCGCTCGCGCAAGCGCGGCTCGGGCCCCCGCCCGTGGAAGAACACCGCCGTCCAGCTGCCCACCCCCGGCCAGTGGACCCGCCCCTTCGGCCTGCTGCGCCCCGCCGACGAGATCGGCATGCTGGCCCGGCGCTACATGCACGAGTACGGGGCCACCCGCGACCACCTCTTCAACGTGGCGATGGCCTGCCGCAACCGGGCCAACGAGAACCCGGCCGCCATGATGTACGAGCGCCCGCTGACCCGCGAGATGTACATGACCTCCCGCATGATCAGCGACCCGCTCTGCCTCTTCGACAACTGCCTGGAGACCGACGGCGCCCTGGCCTGCGTGATCGTCTCCGCCGAACGCGCCCGGGACTGCCGCCAGAAGCCCGTGTACGTGCACTCCGTCGCCCAGGGTCTGCCCGCCCAGCACCACGGCATGGTCAACTACTGGAACGACGACCCCCTGACGGGCCCCGCCTGGACCGCCGCCCGCCACCTGTGGAAGCAGGCCGACTTCGGCCCCCAGGACGTGGACGTCGCCCAGATCTACGACGCCTTCACCCCCCTGATCCCGCTCTCGCTGGAGGGCTACGGCTTCTGCGGGCGCGGCGAGGGCGCCGCCTTCACCGAGGGCGGGGCCCTGGAGATGGGCGGCCGGCTCCCCATCAACACCGGCGGCGGCGGCCTGAGCGAGGCGTACGTGCACGGCTTCAACCTGATCAACGAGGGCGTCAAGCAGCTGCGCGGCAGCTCCACCGCCCAGGTGCCGGACGCCGCGACCTGCCTGGTCACGGCGGGCGAGGGTGTCCCGACGTCCGCGATCCTGCTGCGCGCCTGA
- a CDS encoding FadD3 family acyl-CoA ligase, translating to MGEDRHGAGHGAGHEAAFDDGVLDDGVFGDGVFDGDGGEDPRGDLRWGSIAGLVREAATRYADHEAVVDGRSRISYAQLGARVERAAAACIAAGVEPGDRVAVWAPNTLEWIVSALGAVSAGAVLVPLNTRFKGAEAAYVLQRSRTRLLFVTGTFLGTSYVASLRRAAAEGTGTGPLPALPHLEQVVVLADDAPESFRTWKDFLAGGDGVPADTVRERAASIPSDAPSDIIFTSGTTGSPKGAVITHAQSLRCYDVWSELAGLREGDRYLIVNPFFHTFGYKAGIIACLMRGATMVPQPVFNVDTVLANIAAERISVLPGPPTLHQSLLDHPQRDHHDLTALRLVVTGAAVVPLQLVERLRGELHIATVLTAYGLSEASGIVTMCRRGDPAEVIAATSGRAVPGTEVRVADRHGAAQAPGTAGEVWVRGHHVMRGYFEDPAETAKAVTPDGWLRTGDVGVLDADGNLRITDRIKDMFIVGGFNAYPAEIEQLLGLHPDIADVAVIGVADPRLGEVGKAYAVRRPDSTLTADDLIAWSRREMANYKVPRAVEFVTELPRNASGKVLKRELRAR from the coding sequence ATGGGCGAGGACCGACACGGCGCGGGGCACGGCGCGGGGCACGAGGCCGCTTTCGACGACGGCGTTCTCGACGACGGCGTCTTCGGCGACGGCGTCTTCGACGGCGACGGCGGCGAGGACCCGCGCGGCGACCTGCGCTGGGGCAGCATCGCCGGACTGGTCCGCGAGGCCGCGACGCGCTACGCCGACCACGAAGCCGTCGTCGACGGCCGCTCCCGGATCAGCTACGCACAGCTCGGCGCACGCGTCGAGCGCGCCGCGGCCGCCTGCATCGCCGCCGGAGTCGAACCGGGCGACCGGGTCGCCGTCTGGGCCCCCAACACCCTGGAATGGATCGTCTCCGCCCTCGGAGCCGTCTCGGCGGGCGCGGTCCTCGTCCCCCTCAACACCCGTTTCAAGGGCGCCGAAGCCGCGTACGTCCTCCAGCGCAGCCGGACCCGGCTGCTCTTCGTCACCGGCACCTTCCTCGGCACCTCCTACGTGGCCTCCCTGCGCCGCGCCGCCGCCGAAGGCACCGGCACCGGCCCGCTGCCCGCACTGCCGCACCTGGAACAGGTCGTCGTCCTCGCCGACGACGCCCCCGAGTCCTTCCGCACCTGGAAGGACTTCCTGGCCGGCGGGGACGGCGTACCGGCCGACACGGTCCGCGAACGCGCCGCGTCCATCCCCTCCGACGCCCCCTCCGACATCATCTTCACCTCCGGCACCACCGGCAGCCCCAAGGGCGCCGTCATCACCCACGCCCAGTCCCTGCGCTGCTACGACGTGTGGAGCGAGCTCGCCGGACTGCGCGAGGGCGACCGCTACCTGATCGTGAACCCCTTCTTCCACACCTTCGGCTACAAGGCCGGGATCATCGCCTGCCTGATGCGCGGCGCCACGATGGTCCCGCAGCCCGTCTTCAACGTGGACACCGTCCTCGCGAACATCGCCGCCGAGCGGATCTCCGTACTCCCCGGACCGCCCACCCTCCACCAGTCGCTCCTCGACCACCCCCAGCGCGACCACCACGACCTCACCGCCCTGCGCCTGGTCGTCACCGGCGCCGCCGTGGTCCCCCTCCAGCTCGTCGAACGGCTGCGCGGCGAACTGCACATCGCCACCGTGCTCACCGCCTACGGACTCTCCGAGGCCAGCGGCATCGTCACGATGTGCCGCCGCGGCGACCCGGCCGAAGTCATCGCCGCCACCTCCGGACGGGCCGTCCCCGGCACCGAGGTCCGCGTGGCCGACCGGCACGGGGCCGCCCAGGCCCCCGGCACGGCCGGCGAGGTGTGGGTCCGCGGCCACCACGTCATGCGCGGCTACTTCGAGGACCCCGCCGAGACGGCGAAGGCGGTCACCCCCGACGGCTGGCTGCGCACGGGCGACGTCGGGGTCCTCGACGCGGACGGCAACCTGCGCATCACCGACCGGATCAAGGACATGTTCATCGTCGGCGGCTTCAACGCCTACCCCGCCGAGATCGAGCAACTCCTCGGCCTGCACCCGGACATCGCCGACGTAGCCGTGATCGGCGTGGCGGACCCCCGCCTCGGCGAGGTCGGCAAGGCGTACGCGGTCCGCCGCCCCGACTCCACCCTCACCGCCGACGACCTGATCGCCTGGAGCCGCCGGGAGATGGCCAACTACAAGGTCCCGCGCGCGGTGGAGTTCGTCACGGAACTCCCGCGCAACGCCAGCGGGAAGGTCCTCAAGCGCGAACTGCGCGCCCGCTGA
- a CDS encoding Uma2 family endonuclease, producing MEAELPEWMFPPRPSGWEADDLDHLPQAPRHTELIEGALIFRVSPQRSWHSRLAQNLAFGLRQAAPDGIEIEREMTVRLDKRSRPEPDILAASVAYDPDRTRYLPEEVVLVIEVASEESADRDRSIKPFKYAQAGIPHFWRVEDEESGPAVHVYELDTVTRTYVPTGIHREWLKVSVPFPAAIDLGSLVP from the coding sequence ATGGAAGCCGAACTTCCCGAGTGGATGTTCCCACCCCGCCCGAGCGGCTGGGAAGCGGACGACCTGGACCACCTGCCCCAGGCCCCCCGGCACACCGAGCTCATTGAGGGAGCCCTGATCTTCAGGGTGTCCCCGCAGCGGTCCTGGCACTCGCGGCTCGCGCAGAACCTGGCCTTCGGCCTGCGGCAGGCCGCGCCCGACGGCATTGAGATCGAACGGGAGATGACCGTCCGTCTCGACAAGAGGAGCCGCCCCGAGCCGGACATCCTGGCCGCGTCGGTCGCCTACGACCCCGACCGCACCCGCTACCTCCCGGAGGAGGTCGTCCTGGTGATCGAAGTGGCGTCCGAGGAGTCGGCGGACCGTGACCGCTCCATCAAGCCCTTCAAGTACGCCCAGGCCGGGATCCCCCACTTCTGGCGGGTCGAGGACGAGGAAAGCGGGCCCGCCGTGCACGTCTACGAGCTGGACACGGTCACCCGGACGTACGTCCCCACCGGGATCCACCGCGAGTGGCTGAAGGTGTCGGTGCCCTTCCCCGCAGCCATCGACCTGGGCAGCCTCGTCCCCTGA
- a CDS encoding class I SAM-dependent methyltransferase has protein sequence MFTSQGPGVRELAVQALSSVERGYDLLAPKFDHTPFRTPDRMLDAVEETLAQREGSFGAGLDVCCGTGAGLGMLRRLCRGRVTGVDLSAGMLAEAAQAHPDPRVDFVRADARALPPALGDSYDLAVSFGAFGHFLPAERPALFAGVHSALRAGGVFAFPIGAPLPPGSPVWWAVAGFDAAMRVRNAVWRPPFVMYYRTFPLGGVRSDLRAAGFTVETAPLEHFGRRDDGTPRWRLVLARKPARG, from the coding sequence GTGTTCACCTCCCAGGGGCCGGGCGTCCGCGAGCTGGCCGTGCAGGCCCTCTCCTCGGTCGAGCGCGGTTACGACCTGCTCGCGCCGAAGTTCGACCACACGCCCTTCCGCACCCCGGACCGGATGCTCGACGCCGTCGAGGAGACCCTCGCCCAGCGGGAGGGTTCCTTCGGCGCCGGGCTGGACGTCTGCTGCGGCACCGGGGCCGGGCTCGGGATGCTGCGCCGGCTGTGCCGGGGGCGGGTGACCGGGGTGGACCTCAGTGCGGGCATGCTGGCCGAGGCCGCGCAGGCGCACCCGGACCCGCGCGTGGACTTCGTACGGGCCGACGCGCGGGCGCTGCCGCCCGCGCTCGGGGACTCGTACGACCTGGCGGTGAGCTTCGGGGCCTTCGGGCACTTCCTCCCGGCGGAGCGCCCCGCCCTCTTCGCGGGCGTGCACTCCGCGCTGCGAGCGGGCGGGGTCTTCGCCTTCCCGATCGGTGCGCCGCTCCCGCCGGGTTCGCCGGTGTGGTGGGCGGTGGCGGGCTTCGACGCGGCCATGCGGGTGCGCAACGCGGTGTGGCGGCCGCCGTTCGTCATGTACTACCGGACCTTCCCGCTGGGCGGGGTCCGCTCCGACCTGCGTGCGGCCGGCTTCACGGTGGAGACCGCCCCCCTGGAGCACTTCGGCCGCCGCGACGACGGAACCCCCCGCTGGCGCCTGGTCCTGGCCCGCAAGCCAGCGCGTGGTTGA
- a CDS encoding BTAD domain-containing putative transcriptional regulator gives MDGVPAIPHPRKHPEAARTTLTAAGPAAPAPPASAAHPAAPPPPSAAAASAGSSGSRFAVLGPIRAWRGSDALPSGTPQQRALLAALLLRDGRTATAPELIDAIWGEDPPQQALATIRTYASRLRKVLDPGLLVTESGGYAIRLRSAATLDLGVARSLAADAEAARAAGDRNLARTLLARALDLWDGEPLAGVPGPHAETERVRLAEWRLQLLESRLDLDLEVGHHAEAVSELTALTAAHPLRERLRELLMLALYRSGRQAEALAVYADTRRLLADELGVDPRPELAALQQRILNADADLARAEDPAPAAAAVHVRPAQLPATVPDFTGRASFVDELGTILSGGSEGQVMAVSALAGIGGVGKTTLAVHVAHAARPHFPDGQLYVDLQGTEARPAEPEAVLGSFLRALGTPDSSIPDSSAERAALYRSTLDGRRVLVLLDNARDAAQVRPLLPGTAGCAALVTSRVRMAGLAGAHLVDLDVMSPEEALQLFTRIVGEERVRAERQAAFDVVGACGFLPLAIRIAASRLAARRTWTVSVLAAKLADERRRLDELQAGDLAVKATFELGYGQLEPAQQRAFRLLGLPDGPDISLSAAAAVLDLPEHDTEDLLEALVDCSLLESAAPGRYRFHDLVRLYARACAERDEQPPSSRDAALDRVLDFYLATASGVYALERPGDRLPAHLSATRHPGLVFAEPHTALDWLFAEADPLLACVRQSAARGGETHVLRRAVDLLWAAKDLAESGANSKQYESAAVALRDAARTAKDPRAEGRARTTLTMVYLVSGLNAEADDEARQAMVLAREADDPLPSCWAPNDRGIIALHQGRYADGERFLLEAIENFRADDNNIGEASALCNLSRIHVMLGRLNSAIDLAQQGIAIYDRMGLTLRLANGRYALGIALTQAGRLGEALAQLTEALSLFHENRQPLWEGVTHFRLAEAHLAARRPTLAASHAEQAIALRGIGGEWRRATVLTVLGKALRRLGQTDRARACWRDAEAVFAQLDSAELAEVRALLASELAA, from the coding sequence ATGGACGGCGTACCGGCCATCCCGCACCCGCGGAAACACCCCGAAGCAGCCCGCACCACCCTCACCGCCGCCGGCCCGGCCGCCCCGGCCCCGCCCGCCTCCGCCGCCCACCCGGCCGCACCGCCCCCACCCTCCGCCGCCGCCGCCTCCGCAGGCTCCTCCGGCTCCCGCTTCGCCGTACTCGGGCCCATCCGCGCCTGGCGCGGCTCCGACGCACTGCCCTCCGGCACCCCCCAGCAGCGCGCCCTGCTCGCCGCGCTCCTGCTGCGCGACGGGCGCACCGCCACCGCGCCCGAACTGATCGACGCCATCTGGGGCGAGGACCCGCCGCAGCAGGCCCTCGCCACCATCCGGACGTACGCCTCCCGCCTGCGCAAGGTCCTCGACCCCGGGCTGCTGGTCACCGAGTCCGGCGGCTACGCCATCCGGCTGCGTTCCGCCGCCACCCTCGACCTGGGCGTCGCCCGCAGCCTCGCCGCCGACGCCGAGGCGGCCCGTGCGGCCGGTGACCGCAACCTGGCCCGTACCCTCCTGGCCCGCGCCCTGGACCTGTGGGACGGCGAGCCCCTCGCGGGGGTGCCCGGCCCGCATGCCGAGACCGAACGCGTCCGGCTCGCCGAATGGCGCCTCCAGCTGCTGGAGAGCCGCCTCGACCTCGACCTGGAGGTCGGCCACCACGCCGAGGCGGTCTCCGAGCTCACCGCCCTCACCGCCGCCCACCCGCTGCGCGAACGCCTGCGCGAGCTGCTCATGCTCGCCCTCTACCGCAGCGGCCGGCAGGCCGAGGCCCTCGCCGTCTACGCCGACACCCGCCGCCTCCTCGCCGACGAGCTCGGCGTCGACCCGCGCCCCGAGCTCGCCGCCCTCCAGCAGCGCATCCTGAACGCCGACGCCGACCTCGCCCGCGCCGAGGACCCGGCGCCCGCGGCCGCCGCCGTCCACGTAAGGCCCGCCCAACTGCCCGCTACCGTGCCCGACTTCACGGGCCGCGCCAGTTTCGTCGACGAGCTCGGCACGATCCTCTCGGGCGGCTCCGAGGGCCAGGTCATGGCCGTCTCCGCGCTCGCCGGGATCGGGGGCGTCGGCAAGACCACCCTCGCCGTGCACGTGGCCCACGCCGCCCGCCCGCACTTCCCCGACGGGCAGCTCTACGTCGACCTCCAGGGCACCGAGGCCCGCCCCGCCGAACCGGAGGCCGTCCTCGGATCCTTCCTGCGCGCCCTCGGCACCCCCGACAGCTCCATCCCCGACTCCTCCGCCGAGCGCGCCGCGCTCTACCGCTCCACCCTCGACGGCCGCCGCGTCCTGGTCCTGCTCGACAACGCCCGCGACGCGGCCCAGGTGCGTCCGCTGCTGCCGGGCACCGCGGGCTGCGCCGCCCTCGTCACCAGCCGGGTCCGCATGGCGGGCCTCGCCGGGGCCCATCTCGTCGACCTCGACGTGATGAGCCCCGAGGAGGCCCTCCAGCTGTTCACCCGCATCGTGGGCGAGGAACGCGTACGCGCCGAACGCCAGGCCGCCTTCGACGTGGTCGGCGCCTGCGGGTTCCTGCCGCTCGCCATCCGCATCGCCGCCTCCCGCCTCGCCGCCCGGCGCACCTGGACCGTGTCCGTCCTCGCCGCCAAGCTCGCCGACGAGCGCCGCCGCCTCGACGAGCTCCAGGCCGGCGACCTCGCCGTCAAGGCCACCTTCGAGCTGGGCTACGGCCAGCTGGAACCCGCCCAGCAGCGCGCGTTCCGCCTGCTGGGCCTGCCCGACGGGCCCGACATCTCCCTCTCCGCCGCGGCCGCCGTGCTCGACCTGCCCGAGCACGACACCGAGGACCTCCTCGAAGCTTTAGTGGACTGCTCCCTGCTGGAATCCGCCGCGCCCGGCCGCTACCGCTTCCACGACCTCGTACGGCTCTACGCGCGTGCCTGCGCCGAACGCGACGAGCAGCCGCCGAGCAGCCGCGACGCCGCCCTCGACCGGGTGCTGGACTTCTACCTGGCCACCGCCTCCGGGGTCTACGCGCTGGAGCGCCCCGGCGACCGGCTCCCCGCACACCTGTCCGCCACCCGCCACCCCGGCCTGGTCTTCGCGGAGCCGCACACCGCCCTGGACTGGCTGTTCGCCGAGGCCGACCCGCTGCTGGCCTGCGTACGGCAGTCCGCCGCGCGGGGCGGCGAGACGCACGTCCTGCGCCGGGCCGTGGACCTGCTGTGGGCGGCGAAGGACCTCGCCGAGTCCGGGGCCAACTCCAAGCAGTACGAATCGGCGGCCGTGGCCCTGCGCGACGCCGCCCGCACCGCGAAGGACCCGCGCGCCGAGGGCCGGGCCCGTACCACCCTGACCATGGTCTACCTGGTCTCCGGCCTGAACGCGGAAGCCGACGACGAGGCCCGGCAGGCCATGGTGCTCGCCCGCGAGGCCGACGACCCGCTGCCGAGCTGCTGGGCGCCGAACGACCGCGGGATCATCGCACTCCACCAGGGCCGGTACGCCGACGGCGAGCGGTTCCTGCTGGAGGCCATCGAGAACTTCCGGGCCGACGACAACAACATCGGCGAGGCCAGCGCCCTGTGCAACCTCTCCCGCATCCACGTGATGCTCGGGCGGTTGAACAGCGCGATCGACCTCGCGCAGCAGGGCATCGCCATATACGACCGGATGGGCCTGACCCTGCGGCTGGCGAACGGCCGGTACGCGCTGGGCATCGCCCTCACCCAGGCGGGCCGGCTCGGCGAGGCCCTGGCCCAGCTCACCGAGGCCCTCTCCCTCTTCCACGAGAACCGGCAGCCGCTGTGGGAGGGCGTGACCCACTTCCGGCTCGCCGAGGCCCACCTGGCCGCGCGCCGGCCCACCCTGGCCGCCTCGCACGCCGAGCAGGCCATCGCCCTGCGCGGGATCGGCGGGGAGTGGCGCCGGGCGACCGTCCTGACGGTGCTGGGCAAGGCGCTGCGGCGGCTGGGGCAGACGGACCGGGCCCGGGCGTGCTGGCGGGACGCGGAGGCGGTCTTCGCTCAGCTGGACTCGGCCGAACTGGCCGAGGTGCGCGCCCTGTTGGCCTCCGAGCTGGCGGCCTGA
- a CDS encoding amidohydrolase family protein, giving the protein METFPKIISVDDHTVEPPHVWRDRLPSKYQDTGPRVVRAPLKEMTFLGGKFAPVMGAKGDDGPIGDWWVYEDLHRPLTRLDTAVGYDRDEIKLEVITYEQMRPGSFSVPDRLADMDVNHVQSALCFPTFPRFCGQTFTEAADRELGLLGVRAYNDWMVEEWCGPEAHGRLIPLTLVPLWDARLAAAEVRRNAARGVRAVAFSEIPPHLGLPSIHTDDWDPFLQACDETGTVIAMHIGSSSRMPSTSADAPPAVGSTITFANCCFSMVDWLMSGKFERFPNLKIMYAEGQIGWIPYILERANVVWEENRAWGGVADKVHRPPSELFAEHVFGCFFDDPFGLKNLDAIGVANVLYETDYPHSDSTWPKSREVGEAQMGHLDPAVVDRIVRGNAIDLLGLTPEGLWAGR; this is encoded by the coding sequence ATGGAGACCTTCCCGAAGATCATCTCGGTGGACGACCACACGGTGGAGCCCCCCCACGTCTGGCGGGACCGGCTCCCGTCCAAGTACCAGGACACCGGCCCCCGCGTCGTCCGCGCCCCCTTGAAGGAAATGACCTTCCTCGGCGGCAAGTTCGCTCCCGTCATGGGAGCCAAGGGCGACGACGGCCCGATCGGCGACTGGTGGGTGTACGAGGACCTGCACCGGCCGCTCACCCGCCTCGACACCGCCGTCGGGTACGACCGCGACGAGATCAAACTGGAAGTCATCACCTACGAGCAGATGCGCCCCGGGTCCTTCTCGGTTCCCGACCGGCTCGCGGACATGGACGTCAATCACGTCCAGTCGGCCCTCTGCTTCCCGACCTTCCCGCGCTTCTGCGGGCAGACCTTCACCGAGGCGGCCGACCGCGAGCTGGGGCTGCTCGGCGTACGGGCGTACAACGACTGGATGGTGGAGGAGTGGTGCGGCCCGGAAGCCCACGGCCGCCTGATCCCCCTCACCCTCGTACCGCTGTGGGACGCCCGGCTGGCCGCCGCCGAGGTGCGCCGCAACGCGGCGCGCGGCGTCCGCGCGGTCGCCTTCTCGGAGATACCGCCCCACCTCGGCCTCCCGTCCATCCACACGGACGACTGGGACCCCTTCCTCCAGGCGTGCGACGAGACCGGCACGGTCATCGCCATGCACATCGGCTCGTCCTCCCGCATGCCGTCCACCTCGGCGGACGCCCCGCCGGCGGTCGGCTCCACCATCACCTTCGCCAACTGCTGCTTCTCGATGGTCGACTGGCTGATGAGCGGCAAGTTCGAACGCTTCCCCAACCTCAAGATCATGTACGCGGAGGGCCAGATCGGCTGGATCCCGTACATCCTGGAACGCGCGAACGTGGTCTGGGAGGAGAACCGTGCCTGGGGCGGCGTAGCGGACAAGGTCCACCGCCCGCCGTCGGAGCTCTTTGCCGAGCACGTCTTCGGCTGCTTCTTCGACGATCCCTTCGGCCTGAAGAACCTCGACGCGATCGGCGTCGCGAACGTCCTCTACGAGACGGACTACCCCCACTCGGACTCCACTTGGCCCAAGTCCCGCGAGGTCGGCGAGGCCCAGATGGGTCACCTGGACCCGGCGGTGGTGGACCGCATCGTCCGCGGCAACGCGATCGACCTGCTGGGCCTGACCCCGGAGGGGCTCTGGGCGGGGCGGTGA
- a CDS encoding DUF6415 family natural product biosynthesis protein produces MAASTRADLEGVTALVRATLVPFGRKPSERDIEALTGQLLDRGEELASQVAHLRRAAGALQDWELLRTGGPERGPMGAWTYARALARTVGKMIEVLTEDDDRR; encoded by the coding sequence ATGGCCGCCAGCACACGAGCCGACCTGGAAGGTGTCACCGCCCTGGTGAGGGCAACGCTCGTCCCCTTCGGACGAAAGCCCTCCGAGCGTGACATCGAGGCCCTGACCGGACAGCTTCTGGACCGGGGAGAGGAACTCGCCTCGCAGGTGGCCCACCTACGCCGGGCCGCTGGTGCGCTCCAGGACTGGGAATTGCTCAGGACAGGCGGCCCGGAGAGGGGCCCGATGGGCGCCTGGACCTATGCCCGCGCTCTGGCCCGGACCGTCGGCAAGATGATCGAAGTACTCACCGAAGACGACGACCGCCGGTGA